Within the Bacteroidota bacterium genome, the region GGTAATCTCCACTCAGCACGATGCAGATGTCGATCAGGAAACGATCAAAAATGAAGTTATTGAAAATGTTATAAAGACCGTGATACCCGCAAATCTTCTTGATGAAAACACCAAATTCCACATCAACCCGACAGGAAGATTTGAAATTGGCGGACCACACGGAGACACAGGACTTACAGGCAGAAAAATCATCGTTGATACCTACGGTGGATGGGCACCTCATGGTGGTGGCGCATTTTCGGGTAAAGACCCTTCCAAAGTTGACAGAAGCGCCACATACGCAGCCCGTCACATAGCAAAGAATGTAGTTGCTGCAGGACTTGCGAAAGAATGCCTTATTCAGGTTGCCTATGCCATTGGTGTTGCACAGCCTGTATCAATTTTTGTTAACACCTACGGTACCGGAAAGATTGACGACAAAGCGATTGCAAAAATGATCGAAAAAGAAGTTGATCTTACACCAAAAGGAATTATTGAAAGACTTCAACTCAGGAGACCCGTTTACAGAGCAACCGCAGCATACGGTCACTTTGGCAGAAGTGGAGACGGATTTACCTGGGAGAAACTCGACCTGGTAGATACTTTCAAGAAATACGCTAATTAATTTGTTTTATACACTCGATTATATGAAAATCAGGAGTCTTATTTAATGGATCACAAACAAGGTCACTACAAAGTTAGAG harbors:
- the metK gene encoding methionine adenosyltransferase; the protein is MSFYFTSESVSEGHPDKLCDAISDAVLDAIYEQDPNSRVACETYATTGLVVVGGEITTNAYIDLNKVVRTTIEEIGYTKSEYKFAAESVGIVNVMHEQSRDIAMGVDTGGAGDQGIMFGFACDQTEELMPLPIVLSHKLVAKLAEIRKANNGLMKWLRPDSKSQVTVEYSDDKTPLRVDAVVISTQHDADVDQETIKNEVIENVIKTVIPANLLDENTKFHINPTGRFEIGGPHGDTGLTGRKIIVDTYGGWAPHGGGAFSGKDPSKVDRSATYAARHIAKNVVAAGLAKECLIQVAYAIGVAQPVSIFVNTYGTGKIDDKAIAKMIEKEVDLTPKGIIERLQLRRPVYRATAAYGHFGRSGDGFTWEKLDLVDTFKKYAN